In a single window of the Halopiger xanaduensis SH-6 genome:
- a CDS encoding DUF2264 domain-containing protein, with protein sequence MNAVTDNPLETRADVQRAVRQLVEPLETHRSPGGARLKPSETGAWFPDTAAELEGFSRPLWGLVPLAAGGGEFDGWERIREGLRNGTDPNHPEYWGSAGDYSQKHVETAAIGFGLALAPDRLWDPLDPEAKDRVAAYLRQVDDASLHDCNWLFFRILVHLGLDGVDEAYDRELSEETLDRLESFAATEGWYADGPPEESARDYYIPWAMHAYGLIYAALADGDDERADRFRERAAEFAPEFRHWFREDGAALPYGRSLTYRFAQAAFWGALAFADCEALPWSQIKGLWLRNLRWWLEQPIFTDGGALSVGYRYSTLKTSEPYNSPSSPYWALKAFLPLALESDHPFWQADPEPLPELPERTVQPEPELIVCRDRTADHHYALAAGQSTHYREKYTKFAYSIEFGFGVRGRRPGLEGAGHDSALALSEAGREYRIRESVEETAVRDGTLYSRWTPWNDVRVDTWLAPASPWHVRVHRLESDRPLRSAEGGFALPKGDDDRPENHEHRTGTGRAWCLTPGGTSGVRDLRANADGYERREGEAADPEPNTNVCHSRTTVPTLVGEHEPGTHWLVTAATAARDGADERWEQAPQLESVDPLVVTDVDGAELLRLERPFDPA encoded by the coding sequence ATGAACGCCGTTACAGACAATCCGCTGGAGACCCGCGCCGACGTGCAGCGCGCGGTCCGACAGCTGGTCGAACCGCTCGAGACACATCGTAGTCCCGGCGGCGCCCGCCTGAAGCCGAGTGAGACGGGCGCCTGGTTTCCGGACACCGCGGCGGAACTCGAAGGCTTCTCGCGGCCGCTGTGGGGACTCGTCCCGCTCGCCGCTGGCGGCGGCGAGTTCGACGGCTGGGAGCGGATCCGCGAAGGGCTGCGAAACGGCACGGACCCGAACCATCCGGAATACTGGGGATCCGCGGGCGATTACTCCCAAAAGCACGTCGAGACGGCCGCGATCGGCTTCGGCCTCGCGCTCGCTCCCGACCGGCTCTGGGACCCTCTCGACCCGGAGGCGAAAGACCGCGTCGCGGCGTACCTCCGGCAGGTCGACGACGCGTCGCTGCACGACTGTAACTGGCTGTTCTTCCGGATACTCGTTCACCTTGGCCTCGATGGCGTGGACGAAGCGTACGACCGCGAGCTATCCGAGGAGACGCTCGATCGCCTCGAGTCCTTCGCCGCGACCGAGGGCTGGTACGCCGACGGACCGCCCGAAGAGAGCGCGCGCGATTACTACATCCCCTGGGCGATGCACGCCTACGGCCTCATCTACGCGGCGCTGGCCGACGGTGACGACGAGCGGGCCGATCGCTTCCGCGAGCGAGCCGCCGAGTTCGCCCCGGAATTTCGCCACTGGTTCCGCGAGGACGGTGCCGCGCTCCCTTACGGTCGGAGCCTCACCTACCGATTCGCGCAGGCGGCGTTCTGGGGCGCGCTCGCGTTTGCAGACTGCGAGGCGCTCCCCTGGAGCCAGATCAAGGGGCTGTGGCTGCGCAACCTCCGGTGGTGGCTCGAGCAACCGATCTTCACCGACGGCGGCGCCCTCTCGGTCGGCTACCGGTACTCGACGCTGAAGACGAGCGAGCCGTACAACTCCCCCAGTTCGCCCTACTGGGCGCTGAAGGCGTTCCTCCCGCTCGCGCTCGAGTCCGACCATCCGTTCTGGCAGGCAGACCCGGAGCCGCTTCCGGAGCTTCCCGAACGAACCGTCCAGCCGGAACCGGAGTTGATCGTTTGCCGGGACCGGACCGCCGACCATCACTACGCGCTCGCCGCCGGTCAGTCGACCCACTATCGCGAGAAATACACCAAGTTCGCCTACTCGATCGAGTTCGGCTTCGGCGTTCGGGGTCGCCGCCCCGGACTCGAGGGTGCGGGCCACGACAGCGCGCTGGCGCTGAGCGAGGCGGGCCGCGAGTACCGAATCCGAGAGTCGGTCGAGGAAACTGCCGTTCGAGACGGAACGCTCTACTCGCGGTGGACGCCCTGGAACGACGTCCGCGTCGATACCTGGCTCGCGCCCGCGTCGCCGTGGCACGTTCGGGTGCACCGACTCGAGAGCGATCGACCGCTCCGCAGCGCCGAAGGCGGGTTCGCACTGCCGAAGGGTGATGACGACCGGCCGGAAAACCACGAGCACCGGACGGGTACGGGACGTGCGTGGTGTCTGACGCCCGGCGGCACGAGCGGGGTTCGCGACCTCCGAGCGAACGCCGACGGGTACGAGCGACGCGAGGGCGAGGCGGCGGATCCGGAACCGAACACGAACGTCTGCCACTCGCGAACGACTGTCCCGACGCTCGTCGGCGAGCACGAGCCCGGTACCCACTGGCTGGTGACGGCGGCGACGGCGGCTCGCGACGGGGCCGACGAGCGGTGGGAGCAGGCCCCGCAACTCGAGTCCGTCGACCCGCTCGTCGTCACCGACGTCGACGGCGCGGAACTGCTGCGTCTCGAGCGGCCGTTCGATCCGGCATAG
- a CDS encoding family 78 glycoside hydrolase catalytic domain translates to MQPTDLRTEFVRTPLGIDERNPDLRWRVDTDRRGAAQTAYRVLVTSSRDRLADDEGDVWDTGKRESETPSVTYDGPPLEAGTDYYWKVRVWDDDEAGAWSEPAMWGTGLLEADDWEANWIRRPEEVDVDAVDDFERGQFTYARREFALPDDADVERARASVAACHQYELSVNGERVDRGQSFSYPDYHYYKTVDLTDALEAGENAVGALFTWQGEGQGRPTAEPGFICQLEIDLADGSEQTIVTDDSWRLREAEWDEDAPLRNDEIGEAVELVDGRDEPRGWAEPDFDDTDWTAAGVVGEHPTDPWERLIAQNREVVSREIEPESITQVDDETYVVDFGRVYTGLPELRFADGTAGHRVGMRAGYHLREDGTVHEQEGTQWTDMRYAYVQRDGACTFRPFNYLGVRYLQLESPGEEFSADQVSLRALHNEVPDERAATFACSDETLEEVFELARHSALYGSQEQFIDTPTREKGQFLMDALNISAVSRRAFGERALTRQAIREFVRSHYRYWEEEGRLSAVYPNGDGKRDIPDFTEGFPDWVWQYYRESGDRAILETAYPVVQAVADYVAEHVDDETGLVTELSGGEGGPYEEGIVDWPPEMRYGYDRDWPARTTVNILGANAFDKAAAIADALERPDEEVETYRDRKRALEAAIGAHLFDGDLFVDGCDATDASEGRSQHANAFALAFGLVPDDAIDGVADHIAEMGMQMGPMMVPRLLEALEAADRTDALIELLTNAEDDGWANILAQGGTFTWETWHCRDPELPTDERQNRSESHAMGAPVLVSIQRALLGVRLADREGSHLEIRPAIGHLEHASGRVPTERGRVEVAWSRSDGKCDLEVTVPWNATASISLPSDAETDRVGVTPVASSLPDGVSDVQRGDGSIVVDVESGTYQFTLE, encoded by the coding sequence ATGCAACCAACAGACCTGAGAACCGAGTTCGTCCGGACCCCGCTGGGCATCGACGAGCGGAATCCGGACCTTCGCTGGCGAGTCGACACCGACCGTCGCGGCGCGGCTCAGACGGCCTACCGCGTGCTCGTGACCTCGAGCCGCGACCGCCTCGCCGACGACGAGGGCGACGTTTGGGATACGGGTAAGCGCGAGAGCGAGACGCCGTCTGTCACCTACGACGGGCCACCCCTCGAGGCCGGAACGGACTACTACTGGAAAGTCCGCGTCTGGGACGACGACGAGGCCGGCGCGTGGAGCGAGCCCGCGATGTGGGGCACGGGCCTGCTCGAGGCTGATGATTGGGAGGCAAACTGGATTCGGCGACCCGAGGAAGTCGACGTCGACGCCGTCGACGACTTCGAACGCGGCCAGTTCACCTACGCCCGCCGCGAGTTCGCGCTGCCCGACGACGCCGACGTCGAGCGGGCTCGTGCGTCGGTCGCCGCCTGCCACCAGTACGAACTGTCGGTCAACGGCGAGCGGGTCGACCGCGGCCAGTCGTTTTCCTACCCCGACTACCACTACTACAAGACCGTCGACCTGACCGACGCGCTCGAGGCGGGCGAAAACGCCGTCGGCGCGCTGTTCACGTGGCAGGGCGAGGGCCAGGGCCGGCCGACCGCCGAGCCCGGCTTCATCTGTCAACTCGAGATCGACCTTGCCGACGGAAGCGAGCAGACGATCGTCACCGACGATTCCTGGCGGCTCCGCGAGGCCGAGTGGGACGAGGACGCGCCGCTGCGAAACGACGAAATCGGCGAGGCGGTCGAACTCGTCGACGGACGCGACGAACCTCGCGGCTGGGCTGAACCCGACTTCGACGATACCGACTGGACGGCGGCCGGCGTCGTCGGCGAGCATCCGACCGATCCCTGGGAGCGACTCATCGCGCAGAACCGCGAGGTCGTCAGTCGGGAGATCGAGCCCGAATCGATCACGCAGGTCGACGACGAGACGTACGTCGTGGACTTCGGGCGGGTCTACACCGGCCTCCCGGAGCTTCGGTTCGCGGACGGCACCGCCGGCCACCGCGTCGGGATGCGAGCGGGCTATCACCTGCGCGAAGACGGAACCGTCCACGAGCAGGAGGGAACCCAGTGGACCGACATGCGCTACGCGTACGTGCAACGCGACGGCGCGTGTACGTTCCGGCCGTTCAACTACCTCGGCGTCCGCTATCTGCAGCTCGAGTCGCCCGGCGAGGAGTTCAGTGCTGATCAGGTGTCGCTGCGGGCGCTCCACAACGAGGTACCAGACGAGCGCGCGGCGACATTTGCGTGCTCGGACGAGACCCTCGAGGAGGTCTTCGAACTCGCGCGCCACTCGGCGCTGTACGGCAGCCAGGAGCAGTTCATCGACACGCCGACCCGCGAGAAGGGACAGTTCCTCATGGACGCGTTGAACATCTCGGCGGTCTCGCGGCGCGCGTTCGGCGAACGAGCGCTGACGCGACAGGCGATTCGGGAGTTCGTCCGGTCGCACTACCGCTACTGGGAAGAAGAGGGACGGCTGAGCGCCGTCTACCCCAACGGCGACGGCAAGCGCGACATCCCCGATTTCACCGAAGGGTTCCCCGACTGGGTCTGGCAGTACTACCGCGAGTCGGGCGACCGAGCGATCCTCGAGACGGCCTACCCGGTGGTACAGGCGGTTGCCGACTACGTTGCCGAGCACGTCGACGACGAGACCGGTCTCGTCACCGAACTCTCGGGCGGCGAGGGCGGCCCCTACGAGGAGGGGATCGTCGACTGGCCGCCGGAGATGCGCTACGGCTACGACCGCGACTGGCCCGCCCGAACGACGGTCAATATCCTCGGCGCCAACGCGTTCGACAAAGCGGCGGCCATCGCGGATGCCCTCGAGCGGCCCGACGAGGAGGTCGAGACGTACCGCGACCGAAAGCGGGCGCTCGAGGCCGCAATCGGAGCACACCTGTTCGACGGCGACCTGTTCGTCGACGGCTGCGACGCGACCGACGCCAGCGAGGGTCGCTCCCAGCACGCCAACGCGTTCGCGCTCGCGTTCGGACTCGTCCCCGACGACGCGATCGACGGGGTCGCCGACCACATCGCCGAGATGGGCATGCAGATGGGACCGATGATGGTCCCGCGGCTACTCGAGGCGCTCGAAGCGGCGGATCGAACCGACGCGCTGATCGAACTGCTCACGAACGCCGAGGACGACGGTTGGGCGAACATCCTCGCGCAGGGCGGGACGTTCACCTGGGAGACCTGGCACTGTCGCGATCCGGAGCTGCCGACCGACGAACGGCAAAACCGCAGCGAGTCCCACGCGATGGGTGCGCCGGTGCTCGTGAGTATCCAGCGGGCCCTGCTCGGCGTCCGTCTCGCCGATAGGGAGGGGTCCCACCTCGAGATTCGGCCGGCGATCGGCCACCTCGAGCACGCGTCGGGTCGAGTCCCGACCGAACGCGGCCGCGTCGAGGTTGCCTGGTCCAGATCGGACGGGAAATGCGACCTCGAAGTGACGGTGCCGTGGAACGCGACCGCCTCGATTTCGCTTCCGTCCGACGCCGAGACCGACCGAGTCGGCGTGACGCCAGTCGCCTCGTCATTACCCGACGGCGTCTCGGACGTACAGCGCGGGGACGGATCGATCGTCGTCGACGTCGAATCCGGGACGTATCAATTCACGCTCGAGTGA
- a CDS encoding glycoside hydrolase family 28 protein produces the protein MADPGARISIGEYLDPEANLATEAFQNAIDACADAGGGTVVVPSGEYEIGTINLRSHVTLSLEAGATVYAAREQSAYGDAYGPDGERPFVRAEDVENVTITGRGVFDGRGTDFHEMDDPLRGHSGESDHHPLIANAPHEARQGEDYLDPSLGTEEWPRAKSAFRPGPMFLLEDATNVRFEGVTLRDMPAWTISLHDCDDVVVCGVTIDNHMRIPNCDGISIMNSRDVRISDCSIRSCDDSITIGTRAEGEDPTAGITVTNCTLASAACAIKFGSETHAPIRDCVFENCVVRDSNRGLGIQHRDAGDLENVLFSNIVVETGLLPGPWWGKAEPIYVTSVPRTEETNLGRIRNVRFSNIVARSENGALVYAHEDADVAAVSLENVRIEIEDSPYADRVGGNVDLQPTAVEAPIAEREIAGVDCEGVRDLELRGIDLEWGTDLPAYYANGIRCTDIRNLEIEGFSGRQAHEDAADAAVALQDVRTVSIRNSRARAGAGTFCSLEGTEDERLFAGNDLVDAGTAIDADGEHGFSEYGNVPPAQ, from the coding sequence ATGGCCGACCCAGGAGCACGTATTTCGATCGGCGAGTACCTTGATCCCGAGGCCAACCTCGCAACCGAAGCATTCCAGAATGCCATCGACGCCTGCGCTGACGCGGGCGGCGGCACGGTCGTCGTGCCGAGCGGCGAGTACGAAATCGGCACGATCAACCTCCGGAGTCACGTCACGCTCTCGCTCGAGGCGGGGGCAACCGTGTACGCCGCGCGGGAGCAGTCGGCGTACGGCGACGCGTACGGCCCGGACGGCGAGCGACCGTTCGTACGCGCCGAAGACGTCGAGAACGTCACGATCACGGGTCGGGGCGTCTTCGACGGTCGCGGAACCGACTTTCACGAGATGGACGACCCGTTGCGCGGCCACTCCGGCGAGAGCGACCACCACCCGCTCATCGCGAACGCCCCGCACGAGGCGCGGCAGGGCGAGGACTATCTCGATCCCTCGCTTGGCACCGAGGAGTGGCCGCGGGCGAAATCAGCGTTCCGCCCGGGGCCGATGTTCCTCCTCGAGGACGCGACGAACGTGCGGTTCGAGGGCGTGACGCTGCGAGACATGCCGGCGTGGACGATCAGCCTGCACGACTGCGACGACGTCGTTGTCTGCGGCGTCACGATCGACAACCACATGCGGATTCCGAACTGCGACGGGATCTCGATCATGAACTCGCGCGACGTCCGTATCTCGGACTGCTCGATCCGCTCGTGCGACGACTCGATCACGATCGGGACGCGCGCGGAAGGCGAGGACCCGACGGCCGGCATTACCGTCACCAACTGCACGCTGGCCTCGGCCGCCTGCGCGATCAAGTTCGGCTCGGAAACTCACGCTCCGATCCGCGATTGCGTCTTCGAGAACTGCGTGGTTCGCGACTCGAACCGCGGCCTCGGCATCCAGCACCGGGACGCGGGCGACCTCGAGAACGTCCTCTTTTCGAACATCGTGGTCGAGACCGGCCTGCTACCGGGGCCGTGGTGGGGCAAAGCCGAACCGATCTACGTGACGTCAGTGCCCCGAACCGAGGAGACGAACCTCGGACGGATCCGCAACGTCCGATTCTCGAATATCGTCGCCCGAAGCGAGAACGGGGCGCTCGTCTACGCCCACGAAGACGCCGACGTGGCCGCCGTCTCCCTCGAGAACGTCCGCATCGAGATCGAGGACAGTCCGTACGCCGACCGCGTCGGCGGGAACGTCGACCTCCAGCCGACGGCCGTCGAAGCGCCGATCGCCGAACGCGAGATCGCCGGCGTGGACTGCGAGGGAGTCCGCGACCTCGAGTTGCGCGGGATCGACCTCGAGTGGGGAACCGACCTGCCCGCGTACTACGCCAACGGAATCCGGTGTACCGACATCCGAAATCTGGAGATAGAGGGGTTCAGCGGACGACAGGCGCACGAAGATGCCGCCGACGCGGCCGTCGCACTCCAGGACGTCCGGACGGTCTCGATCAGGAACTCGCGCGCTCGAGCGGGAGCGGGGACGTTCTGCTCGCTCGAGGGGACTGAAGACGAGCGCCTGTTCGCGGGCAACGATCTGGTCGATGCCGGGACTGCGATTGACGCCGATGGTGAGCACGGTTTCAGCGAGTACGGCAACGTTCCGCCGGCCCAGTAG
- a CDS encoding methyl-accepting chemotaxis protein yields MVQDELWARVRERLPGKGLLPDRVRSRYLVKFGVVITIIAILLIASSAYFYLDITSQITRDVQAEMEDNTAHNADEFEGWISDYEMTANTITRSKEFVNGSEAKIGSELRKHRRTLPAESQGVHYFDLGSKEVVRSTNSQMNGERIANLDVQVYDRSGAATTELAYDEIDSREFAGGFTDVYERNGEKLLAFISPIAGSDDRAVMIEVDIADVAYLFDGTVDEEEIRVFDASAETTVYAENESAILASGLGYAGAELPDGDAGAGIFEHQSTDSVLSYATVGETDWVVVSRAPQSTAYALADSVATSLLLLIAIAIAGFLVVGATLGRSTAAAMTDLATNARALSNGDTAISISDDDRIDEVGRVRGAFADTRDYLETAADQADAIARQEFDDPVLEADVPGKLGDSLATMRADLEQSIADLERSKTEAETAQADAAEARREAERLADRLEQKAAEFGDVMSKAAEGDLTQRLDEDVDNDALAEIATAFNEMLEDIEGTIVDIQTLAEDVDRTSADVTERVSEIERASDEVGRSTEEIASAASDQSERFQAVYGEMNDLSATVEEIASTAGDVATVSAAAADRADDASEASIEIRAEMKRLEDRAEAITEQVGQLESEMGEIGDIVDLIDDIAGQTNLLALNASIEAAGAGEEGDGFAVVANEVKSLAEETGEATQEVDALIDAVQASVEETVVEIDRMREQVDDGVDVVEDGIDAIDAIADQVETANDSIQSIDEATDEQARASERVVTMVDEATEISSETESETENVAAAVEEQTASISEVSSGTRSLTEMADDLRVSLAEFDVDESEGDANAIDADEGADIVLKHDSDESGSEGE; encoded by the coding sequence ATGGTTCAGGACGAGCTGTGGGCCCGCGTACGGGAGAGACTACCCGGGAAGGGGCTCCTTCCGGATCGAGTGCGGAGCCGATATCTGGTGAAATTTGGCGTCGTCATCACGATCATCGCGATTCTGTTAATCGCGTCGTCTGCGTATTTTTATCTGGACATCACGAGTCAGATCACTCGCGACGTGCAGGCGGAGATGGAGGACAATACGGCCCACAACGCCGACGAGTTTGAGGGATGGATCTCCGACTACGAGATGACGGCCAATACGATAACGCGCTCCAAAGAGTTCGTCAACGGCTCCGAAGCGAAAATCGGCAGCGAATTACGAAAGCATCGACGGACGCTCCCCGCCGAGTCACAGGGGGTCCACTATTTCGATTTGGGGTCGAAGGAGGTCGTTCGAAGTACGAACTCACAGATGAACGGCGAACGGATCGCCAATCTCGACGTGCAAGTATACGATCGCAGCGGTGCCGCTACCACCGAACTCGCCTATGACGAGATAGACAGCCGGGAGTTTGCCGGCGGGTTCACCGACGTGTACGAACGGAACGGCGAGAAGCTGCTCGCGTTCATCTCGCCGATCGCCGGCTCCGACGACCGTGCGGTGATGATCGAGGTCGACATCGCCGACGTCGCGTACTTGTTCGACGGTACCGTCGACGAGGAGGAAATCCGAGTCTTCGACGCGTCCGCCGAGACGACCGTGTACGCCGAAAACGAGAGTGCGATCCTCGCGTCCGGACTGGGATACGCCGGCGCCGAACTCCCGGACGGCGACGCCGGGGCCGGAATATTCGAACACCAGTCGACGGACAGCGTACTCTCCTACGCGACGGTCGGCGAGACCGACTGGGTCGTCGTCTCCCGCGCGCCGCAATCGACCGCCTACGCGCTCGCCGACAGCGTCGCCACGTCGTTGCTCCTGTTGATCGCGATCGCGATCGCCGGCTTTCTGGTCGTCGGGGCGACGCTCGGTCGATCGACGGCCGCCGCGATGACCGACCTCGCGACCAACGCCCGCGCGCTCTCGAACGGCGACACGGCGATCTCGATCAGCGACGACGACCGGATCGACGAAGTCGGCCGCGTTCGCGGGGCGTTCGCCGACACCCGCGACTACCTCGAGACCGCAGCCGACCAGGCCGACGCGATCGCCCGACAGGAGTTCGACGATCCGGTTCTCGAGGCCGACGTTCCCGGGAAGCTCGGCGACTCGCTCGCGACGATGCGCGCCGATCTCGAGCAGTCGATCGCGGATCTCGAACGCTCCAAGACCGAAGCCGAGACCGCGCAGGCGGACGCCGCCGAGGCCCGCCGCGAGGCCGAACGACTCGCCGATCGTCTCGAGCAGAAGGCCGCCGAGTTCGGCGACGTCATGTCGAAGGCCGCCGAGGGCGACCTCACCCAGCGGCTCGACGAGGACGTCGACAACGACGCGCTGGCCGAAATCGCGACCGCGTTCAACGAGATGCTCGAGGATATCGAGGGGACGATCGTCGACATCCAAACGCTCGCCGAGGACGTCGACCGAACCAGCGCGGACGTCACCGAGCGCGTCAGCGAGATCGAACGGGCCAGCGACGAGGTAGGCCGGTCGACCGAGGAGATCGCGTCCGCCGCGTCCGACCAGAGCGAGCGGTTCCAGGCGGTCTACGGCGAGATGAACGACCTCTCGGCGACCGTCGAGGAGATCGCCTCCACCGCCGGCGACGTCGCAACCGTCTCCGCGGCGGCCGCCGACCGCGCCGACGACGCCAGCGAAGCGAGCATTGAAATTCGCGCCGAGATGAAACGGCTCGAGGATCGCGCCGAAGCGATCACCGAGCAAGTCGGCCAGTTAGAATCGGAGATGGGCGAGATCGGCGACATCGTCGATCTGATCGACGACATCGCCGGCCAGACGAACTTGCTGGCGCTGAACGCCTCGATCGAGGCAGCAGGCGCCGGCGAAGAAGGCGACGGATTCGCCGTCGTCGCGAACGAGGTCAAGAGCCTCGCCGAGGAGACTGGCGAAGCGACGCAGGAAGTCGACGCGTTAATCGACGCGGTCCAGGCGTCGGTCGAAGAAACCGTCGTGGAGATCGACCGCATGCGCGAGCAAGTCGATGACGGCGTCGACGTCGTCGAGGACGGCATCGACGCGATCGACGCGATCGCCGACCAGGTCGAGACGGCGAACGACAGTATTCAGTCGATCGACGAGGCGACCGACGAGCAGGCTCGAGCGAGCGAACGGGTCGTCACCATGGTCGACGAGGCCACCGAGATCAGTTCTGAAACGGAGTCCGAAACGGAGAACGTCGCAGCTGCCGTCGAGGAACAGACGGCCTCGATCTCGGAGGTCTCTTCGGGGACGCGCTCGCTGACCGAGATGGCCGACGACTTGCGCGTCTCGTTAGCCGAATTCGACGTCGACGAGAGCGAAGGCGATGCCAACGCGATTGACGCCGATGAAGGTGCGGATATCGTTTTGAAACACGATTCTGACGAGAGCGGCAGCGAGGGAGAGTGA
- a CDS encoding RICIN domain-containing protein — MSEASERHGHEDSGLSLTRRTALGLLGVGTVGAAMTGSAAADHGDGKNRGKNARPWNQDIDAQDHDLFNLHALEVDHVYAAARDADVIVWKDEEGIFHADNREETVASGEDVLEVTQSAVDSLTDGRDWMEKVAVVSPSTVGPVHGDGDIGEYDPSDQFAGIELPSYTALDVPARMRVEDEGDQAMVIPVMAADAEHVEIPNLHVVGNPRFGMFLQSVRNLRLGNISIEMTGSDPRGNIGVRIDGFAHGRGEDTVRCKDVQVDTVYVENSGGHAFETYAVDRIQVGDVIANGVESGCGVLLNDTTDATVNSVVGKEIDPGGGYAGFRVANGTHDVTCDQVVVRGGARGVFGVSGSHNITVGEVNISEMDVCGIFIEDNQNFTVEGGVVANCDGEAVRIHSRDDFGHDPTNGVTISNLRTYDDREEGEREQSYGIHVSGGQTSNVRIVNCDVREGGTEENIRVAADETILENNHGGGLDLGTVTLEGGADPAATVQGVSSFEYQQPSLRADPVDATGATFAYDHYFLWNDGRGEWDLVFEWKHDPSRDVDVQYVVDNPRANLGTGDAGQEIDLVDDLEPGTYRITAQLNGDDIVMSVDDEDGLTDGANVYNETIGEATNQQWVVTEPEDGVYRIAAAGDENLVLEAADGGTDTGTNLELGTWEDADYQKFAAVPRSEEAYTLEPTHADLAADVWEVDPEPGADIRHWNPSGGNNQLFKFVESDS, encoded by the coding sequence TTGTCAGAGGCTAGTGAGAGGCACGGGCACGAAGACAGCGGGCTGTCGCTGACGCGCCGGACCGCACTCGGCTTGCTCGGCGTCGGTACCGTCGGGGCAGCGATGACCGGTTCAGCCGCGGCGGATCACGGCGACGGCAAGAACCGCGGCAAAAACGCGCGGCCGTGGAATCAGGATATCGACGCGCAGGACCACGACCTGTTCAATCTCCACGCGCTCGAGGTCGACCACGTCTACGCGGCGGCCAGAGATGCGGACGTGATCGTCTGGAAGGACGAGGAGGGGATCTTCCACGCCGACAATCGCGAGGAGACCGTGGCCAGCGGCGAGGACGTCCTCGAGGTGACCCAGTCTGCGGTCGACAGCCTCACGGACGGGCGCGACTGGATGGAGAAAGTCGCGGTCGTCTCGCCGAGCACCGTCGGGCCGGTCCACGGCGACGGGGATATCGGCGAATACGATCCGTCGGACCAGTTCGCGGGAATCGAACTGCCGAGCTACACCGCGCTGGACGTACCGGCGCGAATGCGCGTCGAGGACGAGGGCGATCAGGCGATGGTCATTCCAGTCATGGCCGCCGACGCGGAACACGTCGAAATCCCGAATCTGCACGTCGTCGGCAACCCGCGGTTCGGCATGTTCCTCCAGAGCGTGCGGAACCTCCGACTCGGCAACATTAGCATCGAGATGACCGGCTCGGACCCGCGCGGCAACATCGGCGTGCGGATCGACGGCTTCGCACACGGCCGCGGCGAGGACACCGTCCGCTGTAAAGACGTCCAGGTCGACACCGTCTACGTCGAGAACTCGGGCGGCCACGCCTTCGAAACCTACGCCGTCGACCGCATCCAAGTCGGCGACGTCATCGCGAACGGCGTGGAATCGGGCTGTGGCGTCCTGCTCAACGACACGACCGACGCGACGGTCAATTCGGTGGTCGGAAAGGAGATCGACCCCGGCGGCGGCTACGCCGGCTTCCGCGTCGCCAACGGCACCCACGACGTGACCTGCGATCAGGTCGTCGTCCGCGGCGGCGCTCGCGGCGTCTTCGGCGTCTCGGGCTCGCACAACATCACCGTCGGCGAGGTGAACATTTCCGAGATGGACGTCTGCGGGATCTTCATCGAGGACAACCAGAACTTCACGGTCGAGGGCGGGGTCGTCGCGAACTGCGACGGCGAAGCCGTCCGCATTCACTCGCGGGACGACTTCGGACACGATCCCACGAACGGCGTCACGATCTCTAACCTCCGGACGTACGACGACCGCGAGGAGGGCGAGCGCGAGCAATCGTACGGCATTCACGTCTCCGGCGGGCAGACCTCGAACGTCCGGATCGTCAACTGCGACGTCCGCGAGGGCGGGACGGAGGAGAACATCCGCGTCGCCGCCGACGAAACGATCCTCGAGAACAACCACGGCGGCGGGCTCGACCTGGGCACCGTCACCCTCGAGGGTGGCGCAGATCCGGCCGCAACCGTCCAGGGCGTCAGTTCGTTCGAGTACCAGCAGCCGTCGCTGCGGGCCGACCCCGTCGACGCGACCGGCGCGACGTTCGCCTACGATCACTACTTCCTGTGGAACGACGGCCGCGGGGAGTGGGATCTCGTCTTCGAGTGGAAGCACGACCCCAGCCGGGACGTCGACGTCCAGTACGTCGTCGACAATCCGCGGGCGAACCTCGGCACCGGCGACGCCGGTCAGGAGATCGATCTGGTCGACGACCTCGAGCCCGGAACGTACCGAATCACCGCCCAACTCAACGGCGACGACATCGTGATGAGCGTCGACGACGAGGACGGACTGACCGACGGCGCGAACGTCTACAACGAGACGATCGGCGAAGCGACCAACCAGCAGTGGGTTGTCACCGAACCCGAAGACGGCGTCTACCGCATCGCCGCCGCCGGCGACGAGAATCTGGTGCTCGAGGCCGCGGACGGCGGCACGGACACGGGGACGAACCTCGAGCTCGGCACCTGGGAGGACGCGGACTACCAGAAATTCGCGGCCGTCCCGCGAAGCGAGGAGGCCTACACGCTCGAGCCGACCCACGCCGACCTCGCCGCCGACGTCTGGGAGGTCGATCCGGAGCCGGGCGCCGACATTCGGCACTGGAACCCGAGCGGCGGTAACAACCAGCTGTTCAAATTCGTGGAGAGCGATTCCTGA